The following proteins are co-located in the Phragmites australis chromosome 10, lpPhrAust1.1, whole genome shotgun sequence genome:
- the LOC133930196 gene encoding uncharacterized protein LOC133930196, which translates to MCGKFGLMSHIDGSALVELANDLWVQADRVVRSWLLGSVADDVLDLAMTEGQNARALWLAIEGLFNDNKESRAIFLSNQFLSMVQGDLPILEYYQHLKTLADSLRDVSHPVSEPQLVLNLLRDLNSHYSNTAENIANSTPFPSFAKARSMLSLKELRLANKGAPQWRPPPSSILGPYPQAHTVFTPPPAFPPNALSWDQGGLIAAMNQMALQGPDN; encoded by the exons ATGTGCGGCAAGTTCGGCCTTATGTCCCACATCGACGGCTCTGCTCTAGTCGAGCTCGCCAACGACCTTTGGGTCCAAGCGGACCGTGTCGTTCGTAGCTGGTTGCTCGGCTCCGTCGCCGATGATGTCCTTGACCTTGCCATGACAGAAGGCCAAAACGCCCGCGCACTCTGGCTCGCCATTGAGGGCCTCTTCAACGACAATAAGGAATCCCGGGCGATCTTCCTCAGCAACCAGTTCCTCTCCATGGTACAAGGGGACCTCCCTATCCTCGAGTACTACCAGCATCTCAAAACGCTAGCGGACTCTCTCCGCGACGTCAGCCACCCCGTTAGCGAGCCTCAGCTCGTCCTCAACCTTCTGCGCGACCTCAACTCTCACTACTCCAACACCGCCGAGAACATTGCCAATTCGACGCCCTTTCCCTCGTTCGCCAAGGCTCGTTCCATGCTTTCCCTCAAGGAATTGCGCCTAGCCAACAAG GGTGCTCCGCAGTGGCGCCCTCCCCCCTCGAGCATCCTCGGGCCGTACCCTCAGGCGCACACGGTGTTCACCCCACCGCCGGCGTTCCCGCCGAACGCGCTCTCCTGGGACCAGGGCGGCCTCATCGCCGCCATGAACCAGATGGCCCTTCAGGGTCCCGACAACTAG